The following are encoded in a window of Dioscorea cayenensis subsp. rotundata cultivar TDr96_F1 chromosome 16, TDr96_F1_v2_PseudoChromosome.rev07_lg8_w22 25.fasta, whole genome shotgun sequence genomic DNA:
- the LOC120279628 gene encoding protein NUCLEAR FUSION DEFECTIVE 6, mitochondrial-like isoform X2, with the protein MASPSIRSMTRASISPLRAFISKTMSPAPAARPSSILSPTNRRSHLLSRSPVELGCCSGSMIPLHSAVAAARLTSRLSTASRGCRDLLQDDGT; encoded by the exons ATGGCGTCCCCCTCCATCCGATCCATGACCCGAGCTTCTATCTCCCCTCTCAGAGCCTTCATCTCCAAGACCATGTCGCCGGCGCCGGCTGCGCGGCCATCCTCCATCCTCTCTCCGACGAACCGACGGTCGCATCTGCTATCCAG GTCTCCGGTGGAGCTGGGGTGCTGTAGTGGCTCCATGATTCCGTTGCACAGCGCTGTGGCTGCGGCGAGGCTGACTTCCCGGCTGAGCACGGCGTCCCGGGGCTGCCGAGATCTCTTACAGG ATGATGGTACGTGA
- the LOC120279628 gene encoding protein NUCLEAR FUSION DEFECTIVE 6, mitochondrial-like isoform X1: MASPSIRSMTRASISPLRAFISKTMSPAPAARPSSILSPTNRRSHLLSRSPVELGCCSGSMIPLHSAVAAARLTSRLSTASRGCRDLLQEMGLSVPR, encoded by the exons ATGGCGTCCCCCTCCATCCGATCCATGACCCGAGCTTCTATCTCCCCTCTCAGAGCCTTCATCTCCAAGACCATGTCGCCGGCGCCGGCTGCGCGGCCATCCTCCATCCTCTCTCCGACGAACCGACGGTCGCATCTGCTATCCAG GTCTCCGGTGGAGCTGGGGTGCTGTAGTGGCTCCATGATTCCGTTGCACAGCGCTGTGGCTGCGGCGAGGCTGACTTCCCGGCTGAGCACGGCGTCCCGGGGCTGCCGAGATCTCTTACAGG AGATGGGTCTATCAGTGCCAAGGTGA
- the LOC120278807 gene encoding GATA transcription factor 4, translating into MSPGWEMGFASSAPSFNKSHSTSPAYLYDLPSSDTLRIDDLLDFTNNHEDFLLSSSATTDSHSLPPPDPSSSYPSDSSNIYSFPSSTTTTFPDDLYIPSEEAAELEWLSRFVDDSFADVPPSSIYTPISNQQHQPNQHQHHYQHQQQQQQQHLLIEPCSAPGRARSKRSKANSWSMASQSSSPSTSSSSSDLPSHAGKKDTNNYNNNNNNGSINSKGKSCAAGGEASGGGGGGGVRRCTHCASEKTPQWRTGPLGPKTLCNACGVRYKSGRLVPEYRPAASPTFVLTQHSNSHRKVLELRRQKELAAARSELLFHDYEVC; encoded by the exons ATGTCACCGGGCTGGGAGATGGGTTTCGCTTCATCAGCACCGTCATTTAACAAATCACATTCAACTTCTCCGGCGTACCTTTATGATCTACCTTCATCCGATACCCTTCGTATCGATGATTTACTCGACTTTACCAACAACCACGAGGATTTTCTCCTTTCATCATCTGCCACCACAGACTCTCATAGTCTTCCTCCTCCAGATCCTTCCTCCTCTTATCCTTCTGATTCCTCCAATATCTACTCTTTTCCTtcttccaccaccaccaccttccCCGACGATCTCTACATTCCG AGCGAAGAAGCTGCGGAGCTCGAATGGTTGTCAAGATTTGTGGATGACTCTTTCGCTGATGTACCACCTTCTTCTATCTACACACCAATTTCCAACCAACAACATCAACCCAACCAACACCAACACCACTATCAGcatcaacagcagcagcagcaacaacatcTTCTTATTGAGCCGTGCTCGGCACCGGGCCGAGCACGGAGCAAAAGATCAAAAGCAAACTCATGGTCAATGGCATCTCAATCCTCTTCCCCCTccacctcttcttcctcttccgaTCTTCCATCTCATGCAGGTAAAAAAGACaccaataattataataataataataataatggaagcATTAACTCTAAAGGAAAGAGTTGTGCTGCCGGAGGAGAAGCAAGCGGCGgcggcggaggaggaggagttcGGAGATGCACGCATTGTGCGTCGGAGAAAACACCGCAGTGGAGAACAGGGCCATTAGGACCGAAGACACTGTGTAATGCATGTGGAGTCCGGTATAAGTCCGGCCGGCTAGTGCCGGAGTACCGGCCGGCGGCGAGCCCAACCTTTGTGCTCACACAACATTCAAATTCTCACCGGAAAGTTCTGGAACTCCGCCGCCAAAAAGAGCTCGCCGCCGCAAGATCGGAGCTTCTCTTTCATGACTATGAGGTCTGCTGA